CCGCGATCGTCGCACTCGGGATCGTGCTCATCGTGCGCACGGCGAGGCGCCGGCGGGCGCGCAGCGCGGACGCCGCCCCGCAGCAGCCCCAGCACGCCCAGGGCCCCGACCAGCCGACCGCGCAGCGGCCCGCCGCGCCCGACGCCGCGCAGCACCAGCCGGCTCAGTATCCGGCCGGTCACTCCCCGGCCGCCCAGCAGCCGCCGGCTCAGTACCCGCCCGCGCCGACGAGCGAGCCGTAGGGCAGCTCACGGCCGAGGATCCGCTCGGCCGCCCGGTGCCCCGAGGCCAGCGCAGCGGTCACGGTCGCGGGATCCTCGGCCCACGTCGCCTCGCCCGCGAGGTGCAGCACGCCGTCGATCGGCGTCGCGATGAGATCGTGATCCTCGGGCCGCGAGCCGACCGTCATGTAGGCGTACGCTCCCCCCGCCCAGCGGTCGTGCTGCCAGTGCGTGACGTGCACGTGCACGGGATCCGGGATCCCTTCGCCGTAGATGCCCCGCAGCGCCGCCATGACCGAGGCCGCCACCCGATCGTCGGACCAGTCCCGGATCTGCTTCGCGCACTCCCCCGCCGCGAAGGTGAGCAGCGTGGGCTCGCCGTGCAGGTCCGTGAGGTCGTACCAGGAGTGCCACCACTCGGCCGCCGCGCCCTGCCGTCGGATCGCGTAGACCCCCTCGTCCCAGAAGCGCTCGGGGAAGCGCAGGAAGACCTTCTCGAACGCGTTCATCTCGAGGCACGAGAGCGCGTCGGCGACCGGTTCCGGCAACGGCGGATCGAACACGATCCCACCCGAGCGCAGCACCCCCACGGGCGCGGTGATCACGGCCCGGTCGGCGGCGAAGGCTCCGCGGCCCGTCACGACCTCGACGCGAGCTCCCGCTGCGTCGCCGCCGCGTCGCACCACCCGCGAGACGGCGTGCTCCAATCGCACGTCGAGCCCCTCGGCGAGGTGCGTCGCGAGCCGGTCGTACCCCTCGGGGAACACCACCTCGTCGCCCTCGATCGCGTCGTCGTCGAGGCCGTGCGCGTCGAGCAGGCGCGCGTCGGCCCCGTACTGCTCCTCAGAGCGGTGGAACAGGTACTCCACCACCCGCGCGGCGCGCTCCGCACTCCAGCCGCGCTCGTCCGCCACCTCGGCGACCGCGGTCTCGGCGGCCTCCGCGTAGCTCGTGGCCGGCGCCGCCGCCGCGAT
The genomic region above belongs to Leucobacter muris and contains:
- a CDS encoding flavin monoamine oxidase family protein, with the translated sequence MTVERFDTIVVGAGVAGLTAARLLAGAGQRVAVLEARDRIGGRVHTERDGGRVTDLGASWIHGVSNSPLFEAVAAWGMPTVEFTVGSYQAGGRPIAYYGPDGARLDEAAAQRFVTDAALVDERLGEVIAAAAPATSYAEAAETAVAEVADERGWSAERAARVVEYLFHRSEEQYGADARLLDAHGLDDDAIEGDEVVFPEGYDRLATHLAEGLDVRLEHAVSRVVRRGGDAAGARVEVVTGRGAFAADRAVITAPVGVLRSGGIVFDPPLPEPVADALSCLEMNAFEKVFLRFPERFWDEGVYAIRRQGAAAEWWHSWYDLTDLHGEPTLLTFAAGECAKQIRDWSDDRVAASVMAALRGIYGEGIPDPVHVHVTHWQHDRWAGGAYAYMTVGSRPEDHDLIATPIDGVLHLAGEATWAEDPATVTAALASGHRAAERILGRELPYGSLVGAGGY